One window from the genome of Nicotiana tomentosiformis chromosome 5, ASM39032v3, whole genome shotgun sequence encodes:
- the LOC104093464 gene encoding uncharacterized protein, producing the protein MKIRKHAKISPLIYAASSLQPATLVCQLNQSPWDVISFPIEENEDPQTPPPSFSYEPDGYANTGTFYDSNGTVTSVTSMKLDDEREMKEIKWDYYYDASISEVGGDFVKYENNDIENNQDEDVDMEELGLDKDSGDNLCRHQFDEVKHYNNSAKIPDKQQEAAAAAIGRARCRPRAKKSSFSSSPYQFYYYSGFGPSWGKKRGYRKTDSDAAARDVEHVQSMAEVSNDSHLTQFSSSQINYDEFDYVEGEDNEEKNGKKRARKPIKARSLKSLM; encoded by the exons ATGAAAATAAGGAAGCATGCCAAAATTTCCCCTCTCATATATGCAGCTTCATCTCTACAACCAGCAACACTTGTTTGCCAACTGAACCAGTCGCCATGGGATGTCATCTCCTTCCCCATTGAAGAAAACGAAGACCCACAAACACCACCGCCGTCTTTTTCGTATGAG CCTGATGGATATGCTAATACTGGGACCTTTTATGATTCTAATGGAACTGTCACGAG CGTCACGTCAATGAAATTGGATGACGAAAGGGAAATGAAAGAGATTAAATGGGATTATTACTACGACGCTAGTATTAGTGAAGTGGGTGGTGATTTCGTTAAGTATGAGAATAATGATATTGAGAATAACCAAGACGAGGATGTAGATATGGAGGAGCTAGGGTTGGATAAAGATAGTGGCGATAATTTATGCCGACACCAATTTGACGAGGTGAAACATTACAACAACTCTGCCAAGATACCAGATAAGCAACAGGAGGCTGCAGCGGCGGCGATCGGAAGAGCTCGCTGCCGCCCTCGTGCTAAGAAATCATCTTTTTCTTCCAGTCCTTACCAATTCTACTATTATTCGGGTTTTGGTCCGTCGTGGGGCAAGAAAAGAGGTTATAGAAAGACAGATAGTGATGCAGCAGCCAGAGATGTTGAGCATGTTCAGTCTATGGCAGAAGTCTCTAATGATAGTCACCTGACACAATTTTCATCTTCCCAAATTAATTATGATGAATTTGACTATGTTGAAGGCGAGGACAATGAAGAAAAAAATGGGAAGAAGAGAGCTAGGAAGCCAATTAAAGCAAGGTCACTGAAATCTCTAATGTGA
- the LOC138892619 gene encoding uncharacterized protein, whose product MKSSIVKTYERLDAHGAAIKELGIDTTPIQKEAAPEKESGKELKIEDDKKTEKKKGKKRAEKKKEETSRREESDDVSKNMPALPFPQKLYREKLDKQFERFLDMLKQVNVNFPFTNVLSQMPAYAKFLKEILTKKRKIEETSVVKLTEHFSAILQNKLPQKCGDPGSFTIPCSLGTLNFDKSLCNSGASINLMPLFIYRKLENELG is encoded by the exons ATGAAATCCTCCATTGTTAAGACTtatgagagattagatgctcatggtgcagctatcaaagaacttgggatAG ATACCACTCCAATTCAGAAAGAAGCTGcacctgaaaaagaaagtgggaaagagctgaaaattgaagatgataaaaagactgagaagaagaaaggcaagaagagagctgagaaaaagaaggaggaaacttcaagaagggaggaatctgATGATGTGAGCAAGAacatgcctgctctaccttttccccaaaagctttatagagagaaactggacaagcaatttgagagatttctagatatgctgaAACAAGTTAATGTAAATTTTCCATTCACTAATGTTCTttcacaaatgccagcttatgccaaattcttgaaggaaatcctgacaaagaagagaaagatagaagaAACATCAGTAGTCAAGCTTACAGAGCATTTCagcgcaatcttgcaaaacaagctcccacaaaagtgtggagatccagggagttttactataccgtGCTCcttaggcactcttaattttgataaatctttgtgtaattctggtgcctcaattaatttaatgcctttgtttATTTACAGAAAACTGGAGAATGAGCTTGGatag